A stretch of Chionomys nivalis chromosome 2, mChiNiv1.1, whole genome shotgun sequence DNA encodes these proteins:
- the Znf606 gene encoding zinc finger protein 606 isoform X1: protein MAAINPWPSWGALMDQSWGMAAADSSASWALCPQDPAWHIEGSPEEEERRTAGLPVAQIQEPVTFKDVAVAFTQEEWGKLDLVQRTLYRDVMLETYGHLLSVGNQIAKPEVISLLEQGEEPWSVEQAYPQSTCPEWMRNVESKTLVPAQSIFAEEQSSGMALERYIWNDPWLSRLGVLGCKDQLEMYHMNQSTGMRQMVFMQKQVLSQRRSEFCELGTEYSKSLNLVPSQRVSQLEHFYKPDAHLEGWRCNSAIMYADKVTCENNDHDKAFCQSLQSVYPAGMQTGDNLLKYTDAVKSFNQIIHFGDHEGIHSGKKLYEYKECHQIFNQSPSLNEHPRLQIRGNPYDYKEYENIFYFSSFMEHQKIGSVEKAYKYNEWEKVFGYDSLLAQHTSTYTAEKPYEYNKCGASFIWSSYLIQHKKTHTGEKPYECDKCGKVFRNRSALTKHERTHTGIKPYECNKCGKAFSWNSHLIVHTRIHTGEKPYVCNECGKSFNWNSHLIGHQRTHTGEKPFECTECGKSFSWSSHLIAHMRMHTGEKPFKCDECEKAFRDYSALSKHERTHSGAKPYKCTECGKSFSWSSHLIAHQRTHTGEKPYNCQECGKAFRERSALTKHEIIHSGIKPYECNKCGKSCSQMAHLVRHQRTHTGEKPYECNKCGKSFSQSCHLVAHRRIHTGEKPYKCNQCERSFNCSSHLIAHRRTHTGEKPYRCNECGKAFNESSSLIVHLRNHTGEKPYKCNHCEKAFCKNSSLIIHQRMHSGEKRFICNQCGRAFSGHSALIQHQRSHNEEKL, encoded by the exons GAACCAGTGACTTTCAAGGATGTGGCTGTGGCCTTTACCCAAGAAGAATGGGGGAAGCTAGACCTTGTTCAGAGGACCCTATACCgtgatgtgatgctggagacctatgGACACCTACTCTCTGTGG gGAATCAGATTGCTAAGCCTGAAGTCATCTCCCTGTTGGAACAAGGAGAAGAGCCTTGGTCAGTGGAGCAAGCATATCCCCAAAGTACTTGTCCAG AGTGGATGAGAAATGTTGAAAGCAAAACATTGGTTCCAGCACAGAGTATTTTTGCAGAAGAACAATCCAGTGGGATGGCATTAGAAAGATATATATGGAATGATCCTTGGCTCTCCAGGCTAGGAGTTTTGGGATGTAAAGACCAATTAGAAATGTATCACATGAATCAGAGTACAGGTATGAGACAAATGGTCTTCATGCAAAAACAAGTACTTTCTCAACGACGTTCTGAATTCTGTGAACTTGGCACAGAGTACAGCAAAAGCTTAAACTTGGTTCCATCTCAGAGAGTTTCTCAATTAGAACATTTCTATAAACCTGATGCACATCTTGAAGGTTGGAGATGTAATTCAGCTATAATGTATGCAGATAAGGTTACCTGTGAAAATAATGATCATGACAAAGCCTTCTGCCAGTCTCTTCAGTCTGTTTACCCTGCAGGAATGCAAACTGGAGATAATCTGTTGAAATATACTGATGCTGTGAAATCTTTTAATCAGATTATACATTTTGGTGATCATGAAGGAATACATTCAGGAAAAAAGCTCTATGAATATAAGGAATGCCACCAAATCTTTAACCAGAGCCCATCACTTAATGAACACCCAAGGCTTCAAATCAGAGGAAACCCGTATGACTATAAAGAATATGAGAATATCTTTTACTTCTCATCTTTCATGGAGCATCAAAAAATTGGTAGTGTTGAAAAAGCATATAAATACAACGAGTGGGAGAAAGTGTTCGGGTATGACTCACTACTTGCTCAACATACAAGCACTTACACTGCAGAGAAGCCCTACGAATATAACAAATGTGGAGCATCTTTTATTTGGAGCTCTTACCTTATTCAGCATAAGAAaactcatactggagagaaaccctatgaatgtgatAAATGTGGAAAAGTTTTTAGGAACCGTTCAGCCCTTACTAAACATGAGCGGACTCACACTGGAAtaaagccctatgaatgtaacaaatgtgggaaagccttcagttGGAATTCTCATCTTATTGTCCACACAAGGATTCATACAGGAGAAAAACCTTATGTATGTAATGAATGTGGGAAATCTTTCAACTGGAACTCCCATCTTATTGGACATCAGAGaactcatactggagagaaaccttttgAGTGTACTGAATGTGGGAAGTCTTTTAGCTGGAGTTCCCATCTAATTGCCCATATGCGAatgcatactggagagaaaccctttaAGTGTGATGAGTGTGAGAAAGCTTTTAGGGATTATTCAGCCCTTAGTAAACATGAACGAACTCACTCTGGAGCAAAACCATATAAATGTACTGAGTGTGGAAAGTCCTTCAGTTGGAGTTCCCATCTTATTGCTCACCAGAGAActcacacaggagagaaaccctataactGTCAAGAATGTGGCAAAGCTTTCAGAGAACGCTCAGCCCTTACTAAACATGAAATTATTCATTCTGGAAttaaaccctatgaatgtaataaATGTGGAAAATCCTGTAGCCAGATGGCTCATCTTGTGAGGCACCAAAGGACTCATACCGGAGAAAAGCCCTATGAATGCAATAAATGTGGAAAGTCCTTCAGTCAGAGCTGTCACCTTGTTGCCCATCggagaattcatactggagagaaaccctataaatgtaatcaatgtgaaAGATCCTTTAATTGTAGCTCTCACCTTATTGCACACCGGAGaactcatactggagagaaaccatacagGTGTAATGAATGCGGGAAGGCATTTAATGAGAGTTCTTCCCTTATTGTACACTTGAGAaaccatactggagagaaaccctacaaatgtaaTCACTGTGAAAAAGCTTTTTGTAAGAATTCTTCCCTAATTATCCATCAGAGAATGCATAGCGGAGAGAAACGCTTTATATGCAATCAGTGTGGAAGAGCCTTTAGTGGTCATTCAGCCTTAATTCAACATCAGAGAAGTCATAATGAAGAGAAACTGTAA
- the Znf606 gene encoding zinc finger protein 606 isoform X2 has protein sequence MDQSWGMAAADSSASWALCPQDPAWHIEGSPEEEERRTAGLPVAQIQEPVTFKDVAVAFTQEEWGKLDLVQRTLYRDVMLETYGHLLSVGNQIAKPEVISLLEQGEEPWSVEQAYPQSTCPEWMRNVESKTLVPAQSIFAEEQSSGMALERYIWNDPWLSRLGVLGCKDQLEMYHMNQSTGMRQMVFMQKQVLSQRRSEFCELGTEYSKSLNLVPSQRVSQLEHFYKPDAHLEGWRCNSAIMYADKVTCENNDHDKAFCQSLQSVYPAGMQTGDNLLKYTDAVKSFNQIIHFGDHEGIHSGKKLYEYKECHQIFNQSPSLNEHPRLQIRGNPYDYKEYENIFYFSSFMEHQKIGSVEKAYKYNEWEKVFGYDSLLAQHTSTYTAEKPYEYNKCGASFIWSSYLIQHKKTHTGEKPYECDKCGKVFRNRSALTKHERTHTGIKPYECNKCGKAFSWNSHLIVHTRIHTGEKPYVCNECGKSFNWNSHLIGHQRTHTGEKPFECTECGKSFSWSSHLIAHMRMHTGEKPFKCDECEKAFRDYSALSKHERTHSGAKPYKCTECGKSFSWSSHLIAHQRTHTGEKPYNCQECGKAFRERSALTKHEIIHSGIKPYECNKCGKSCSQMAHLVRHQRTHTGEKPYECNKCGKSFSQSCHLVAHRRIHTGEKPYKCNQCERSFNCSSHLIAHRRTHTGEKPYRCNECGKAFNESSSLIVHLRNHTGEKPYKCNHCEKAFCKNSSLIIHQRMHSGEKRFICNQCGRAFSGHSALIQHQRSHNEEKL, from the exons GAACCAGTGACTTTCAAGGATGTGGCTGTGGCCTTTACCCAAGAAGAATGGGGGAAGCTAGACCTTGTTCAGAGGACCCTATACCgtgatgtgatgctggagacctatgGACACCTACTCTCTGTGG gGAATCAGATTGCTAAGCCTGAAGTCATCTCCCTGTTGGAACAAGGAGAAGAGCCTTGGTCAGTGGAGCAAGCATATCCCCAAAGTACTTGTCCAG AGTGGATGAGAAATGTTGAAAGCAAAACATTGGTTCCAGCACAGAGTATTTTTGCAGAAGAACAATCCAGTGGGATGGCATTAGAAAGATATATATGGAATGATCCTTGGCTCTCCAGGCTAGGAGTTTTGGGATGTAAAGACCAATTAGAAATGTATCACATGAATCAGAGTACAGGTATGAGACAAATGGTCTTCATGCAAAAACAAGTACTTTCTCAACGACGTTCTGAATTCTGTGAACTTGGCACAGAGTACAGCAAAAGCTTAAACTTGGTTCCATCTCAGAGAGTTTCTCAATTAGAACATTTCTATAAACCTGATGCACATCTTGAAGGTTGGAGATGTAATTCAGCTATAATGTATGCAGATAAGGTTACCTGTGAAAATAATGATCATGACAAAGCCTTCTGCCAGTCTCTTCAGTCTGTTTACCCTGCAGGAATGCAAACTGGAGATAATCTGTTGAAATATACTGATGCTGTGAAATCTTTTAATCAGATTATACATTTTGGTGATCATGAAGGAATACATTCAGGAAAAAAGCTCTATGAATATAAGGAATGCCACCAAATCTTTAACCAGAGCCCATCACTTAATGAACACCCAAGGCTTCAAATCAGAGGAAACCCGTATGACTATAAAGAATATGAGAATATCTTTTACTTCTCATCTTTCATGGAGCATCAAAAAATTGGTAGTGTTGAAAAAGCATATAAATACAACGAGTGGGAGAAAGTGTTCGGGTATGACTCACTACTTGCTCAACATACAAGCACTTACACTGCAGAGAAGCCCTACGAATATAACAAATGTGGAGCATCTTTTATTTGGAGCTCTTACCTTATTCAGCATAAGAAaactcatactggagagaaaccctatgaatgtgatAAATGTGGAAAAGTTTTTAGGAACCGTTCAGCCCTTACTAAACATGAGCGGACTCACACTGGAAtaaagccctatgaatgtaacaaatgtgggaaagccttcagttGGAATTCTCATCTTATTGTCCACACAAGGATTCATACAGGAGAAAAACCTTATGTATGTAATGAATGTGGGAAATCTTTCAACTGGAACTCCCATCTTATTGGACATCAGAGaactcatactggagagaaaccttttgAGTGTACTGAATGTGGGAAGTCTTTTAGCTGGAGTTCCCATCTAATTGCCCATATGCGAatgcatactggagagaaaccctttaAGTGTGATGAGTGTGAGAAAGCTTTTAGGGATTATTCAGCCCTTAGTAAACATGAACGAACTCACTCTGGAGCAAAACCATATAAATGTACTGAGTGTGGAAAGTCCTTCAGTTGGAGTTCCCATCTTATTGCTCACCAGAGAActcacacaggagagaaaccctataactGTCAAGAATGTGGCAAAGCTTTCAGAGAACGCTCAGCCCTTACTAAACATGAAATTATTCATTCTGGAAttaaaccctatgaatgtaataaATGTGGAAAATCCTGTAGCCAGATGGCTCATCTTGTGAGGCACCAAAGGACTCATACCGGAGAAAAGCCCTATGAATGCAATAAATGTGGAAAGTCCTTCAGTCAGAGCTGTCACCTTGTTGCCCATCggagaattcatactggagagaaaccctataaatgtaatcaatgtgaaAGATCCTTTAATTGTAGCTCTCACCTTATTGCACACCGGAGaactcatactggagagaaaccatacagGTGTAATGAATGCGGGAAGGCATTTAATGAGAGTTCTTCCCTTATTGTACACTTGAGAaaccatactggagagaaaccctacaaatgtaaTCACTGTGAAAAAGCTTTTTGTAAGAATTCTTCCCTAATTATCCATCAGAGAATGCATAGCGGAGAGAAACGCTTTATATGCAATCAGTGTGGAAGAGCCTTTAGTGGTCATTCAGCCTTAATTCAACATCAGAGAAGTCATAATGAAGAGAAACTGTAA